A region of the Burkholderiales bacterium genome:
AATCCATAAAGGACATTACGGTTGGCCGCTTGTGGAGTGGGCTTTTACTACTTGGTAGTACGACCTCGGCCATTTGTTTCCGGTCGTCTCACTCATGCTGTCCCTATCATCATTTGGTCACGTCCCGCAGCCTTTGCGCCGTATAGCGCTTGATCTGCTCTTCGTAAAAGGTCGAGCGGACTGGTTTCGTGCTGCAGATAGCACGCAGTGCCGGCAGAGGCCGTAATTCTCCCAAGTGACTGCCCATTATATTTGAGGTCGGTTTCGCGGATTGCCTGAAGCACTTCTTGGGCACGTTCAAGCGTGGTCGAAAGCGGTGTTTCC
Encoded here:
- a CDS encoding diguanylate cyclase; the protein is ETPLSTTLERAQEVLQAIRETDLKYNGQSLGRITASAGTACYLQHETSPLDLLRRADQALYGAKAAGRDQMMIGTA